In a single window of the Halomicroarcula saliterrae genome:
- a CDS encoding CobW family GTP-binding protein → MTSEQPVPVPITLVSGPLGAGKTTLVNRLLADPGDRRIAVVVNDMGEINVDAELLADQSEEGIVDLSNGCICCRLQDDLVTEITRLAEVREFDYLVVEASGISEPIPIARTLTVGTDEASLPERFTLDTTVSVVDAYGFWKAFDPEESLPDAAPDPERPLTEVLVDQIEFCDVLLLNKCDMVHDDELDAVEGAIRELQPRATVHRTTYSDVDPTAVLETGRFDFEAAQRRQGWKETLAGTENESPGHDSHGHDHGDGRSAADAHGVESLVYRSEDPFHPVRFDAWLDDWDGDVVRAKGFVWVASRPDTVLGVSQAGPTVQAGPIGEWGEDDPATRFVVIGRSLDGVTAQLDDCLVRDGDSVPSADADPFPREANQSP, encoded by the coding sequence ATGACATCCGAACAACCTGTTCCCGTGCCGATTACACTCGTCAGCGGTCCGCTCGGCGCGGGCAAGACCACGCTCGTCAACCGCCTGCTGGCCGATCCCGGCGACAGGCGAATCGCCGTCGTCGTCAACGACATGGGCGAGATAAACGTCGACGCGGAGCTGCTCGCCGACCAAAGCGAGGAGGGAATCGTCGACCTCTCGAACGGCTGTATCTGCTGTCGACTGCAGGACGACCTCGTGACCGAGATCACCCGGCTGGCCGAGGTGCGTGAGTTCGACTATCTCGTGGTCGAGGCGTCGGGCATAAGCGAACCGATACCCATCGCTCGCACGCTGACCGTCGGGACCGACGAGGCGAGCCTCCCCGAGCGGTTCACGCTCGATACGACCGTCTCCGTCGTGGACGCCTACGGCTTCTGGAAGGCGTTCGACCCCGAAGAGTCACTCCCCGACGCCGCGCCCGACCCCGAGCGGCCGCTGACGGAGGTGCTGGTCGACCAGATAGAGTTCTGTGACGTGTTGTTGCTGAACAAGTGCGACATGGTTCACGACGACGAACTCGACGCAGTCGAGGGCGCCATCCGCGAACTCCAGCCGCGCGCGACGGTACATCGGACGACCTACAGCGACGTCGACCCGACGGCGGTGCTGGAGACGGGACGGTTCGATTTCGAGGCTGCGCAGCGGCGGCAGGGGTGGAAAGAGACGCTCGCGGGCACGGAAAACGAGTCGCCCGGGCACGACAGCCACGGGCACGACCACGGTGACGGACGCTCGGCCGCCGACGCACACGGCGTGGAGTCCCTCGTCTACCGCAGCGAGGACCCGTTCCACCCCGTCCGCTTCGACGCGTGGCTGGACGACTGGGACGGCGACGTCGTCCGAGCGAAGGGCTTCGTCTGGGTCGCGAGCAGGCCGGACACAGTTCTGGGCGTGAGTCAGGCCGGCCCGACAGTGCAGGCCGGCCCGATCGGCGAGTGGGGTGAGGACGATCCGGCCACCCGGTTCGTCGTCATCGGGCGTTCGCTCGACGGCGTGACGGCCCAACTCGACGACTGCCTCGTGCGTGACGGCGACTCAGTGCCGTCGGCCGACGCGGACCCGTTCCCGAGAGAGGCGAATCAGTCCCCGTAG
- a CDS encoding glutathione-independent formaldehyde dehydrogenase: MEAVVYQGPHEVAVEEVEEPQIEHPNDVLIDITTSCICGSDLHMYEGRTAAEPGIVFGHENMGIVTEVGDAVTTLEEGDRVVAPFNVACGHCENCEDGYTGFCTNVNPGFAGGAYGYVAMGPYKGGQAETLRIPYADFNALQLPEGDQHEDAFALLADIFPTGWHGTELANLEPGDSVAIYGAGPVGLMAAYSAKIKGAAEIYSVDRVPSRLELAEEYCDATAINFEEGDPVEQIMDEHGGEVDKGVDAVGYQAIDPEKEADDAYDPARENPAVVLNDLIRTVRPTGELGIPGLYVPEDPGAPDEMAAQGRLGIDFGLLFEKGQKLGTGQCNVKSYNRELRDLIIEGRADPSWVVSHRVDLEEAPEMYEKFDEREEGVTKVLLEP, encoded by the coding sequence ATGGAAGCCGTGGTCTATCAGGGGCCACACGAGGTAGCGGTAGAGGAAGTCGAAGAACCGCAGATAGAACACCCGAACGACGTACTCATCGATATCACGACGTCCTGTATCTGTGGGTCCGACCTCCACATGTACGAGGGCCGGACGGCCGCCGAACCGGGCATCGTCTTCGGGCACGAGAACATGGGCATCGTCACCGAGGTCGGCGACGCCGTTACCACGCTCGAAGAGGGCGACCGCGTCGTCGCTCCGTTCAACGTCGCATGCGGCCACTGTGAGAACTGCGAGGACGGCTACACGGGCTTCTGTACCAACGTCAACCCGGGCTTTGCGGGCGGGGCCTACGGCTACGTCGCGATGGGACCGTACAAAGGCGGACAAGCCGAGACGCTTCGCATCCCGTACGCGGATTTCAACGCGCTACAGCTGCCCGAGGGTGACCAGCACGAGGACGCCTTCGCGCTGCTCGCGGACATCTTCCCGACGGGCTGGCACGGGACGGAACTCGCGAACCTAGAGCCCGGCGACTCCGTCGCCATCTACGGTGCGGGCCCCGTGGGGCTGATGGCCGCCTACAGCGCGAAAATCAAAGGTGCGGCCGAGATTTACTCCGTCGACCGCGTCCCGAGCCGCCTCGAACTGGCCGAGGAGTACTGCGACGCGACGGCCATCAACTTCGAGGAGGGCGACCCCGTCGAACAGATCATGGACGAACACGGCGGCGAAGTCGACAAAGGCGTCGACGCCGTCGGCTACCAGGCCATCGACCCCGAGAAAGAGGCCGACGACGCCTACGACCCCGCCCGCGAGAACCCGGCGGTCGTCCTCAACGACCTCATCCGGACCGTTCGGCCGACCGGCGAGCTCGGCATCCCCGGGCTGTACGTTCCGGAGGACCCGGGAGCGCCCGACGAGATGGCCGCGCAGGGCCGTCTGGGCATCGACTTCGGTCTCCTGTTCGAGAAGGGGCAGAAGCTCGGCACCGGGCAGTGCAACGTCAAATCCTACAACCGCGAACTCCGTGACCTCATCATCGAGGGACGAGCCGACCCCAGCTGGGTTGTCTCCCACCGCGTCGACCTCGAAGAGGCCCCGGAGATGTACGAGAAGTTCGACGAACGTGAAGAGGGAGTCACCAAGGTGCTCCTCGAACCCTGA